In Hippopotamus amphibius kiboko isolate mHipAmp2 chromosome 6, mHipAmp2.hap2, whole genome shotgun sequence, the genomic window TACTTCTCAAAGGACTAAAATTTTCAGACCGAAGTCTGTAGTTCAGAATTATCATTCTCTGAGAGGCTAAACTTGCTGCCTCgctgcctttcttccttttccagatAAAAATCATGAGAGAGACACTGATGATGGCCCTGCCTCCAGGAACTGAGCAGCCTtgttcttcccttctctcttttccagCATCCTGAAGGCCAGGGCACTTGGCAGTAATTGAGAGACCAGCTAAATGGTTTGAAGCCTTCTTCGAGGAGGGACGTCATCTTGTCTTCAGGAGCAGGAAATGAAGGGAGACCTTTCATTTGAGGGGACAGGGTAGAGCCATGTCACAAACAAGAGGAGCAAAGAAGGGGAATCGACTTACATAATACTTGGGAGCAGAGCTGTCCCAGCGGAGAACTAGTCCCATCAAGTGGCAGGTGTGTAATCACTGTGTCTATAGAGGCTGGCAGGGGCACAGACGCAGGGAAGGTGGTTTTTGGAGGAGAGCTGGTGAAGTTTTAGAAGAGGGGCTTTCTTGGAAGAAGCCCAGGGGTGTGAATTGGGAGCACTGCAGGGTTTTTGCCATGGTGGGTTAGATCTCCTGGTGGTAAGAAGGCTATGCAAGAACCTCTACTACAGGAGAACCAGGCAGGTCAGAAAAAGGTGCGGGTACCTTTCTCTCGGGGACCAGAtagaggggagcaggggagggctcTGTGGACCCAGGGGTGGAGGTGAAGCAATAAAACCTCGGATCCTCTGGGCTCCCGCCCTTCCTCAGCCCCGTCTCCAGCTTGCCTCTCTAACACTCATTGGGTGCCTTCATCTGCATCAGGACCGTATGGCTCCTCTTCTTACAGCAGAAACAGCAGATGCAGGCAGCCAGGGAGCAGGCCAGGGCAATGATGCCAATGACAATGGCAGCAACGGCCAGCCCGAATTCGACCCCGCTCCTGCCCGCTGTGTGAGGGCTACTAGTGGTCTCGATGGTGGTCAGATTGCTGTTGGCCGGCGTGGTGCTGGTGACGTCAGTGGTGGAGGAGATGGAGGTGGTGTTGGAGTGGCTGGACGTGTCTGGGTACGTCGGTGTCTCTGGGTAGGTGGGCTCCTCGGGGACCCCTGTACCCTGGACACTGGGGACAACGACATTGACATTGATGATGATGAGGGACTGGCCTCGGACACTGACTGGGCTGAAACACACGGGGACGGTGTCTgtccccagcctggccctgtTGACTAGGAGCCAGTTGTGGAGAGGAAGGATGCCTGAGTCACACCTCCAGGGATTGTCATAGAGCCGCAGCTCGCACAGCTTCCCCAGGTGATCGAAGATGCCCAAGGGCAGGTTCTCCAGCTGGTTGTTCTGCAGCTGGATGGTCATGAGAGCATTGACGTTGGCAAAGATGTTCCCTGGGAGCTGTCTGAGGCGGTTGTTCTGCAGGGAGATGTTCTGCAGGTTGGCCAACATGCGGAAGACGTTCCCGTCCAGCTCCTGCAGGGCATTGGTGTGCAGGGACAGCTCCTGGAGCTCCACCAGCCCACTGAAGGCATCCGGAGAGATGTAGCTGATCTGGTTGCGGCTGAGGATTAGGACCTGCAATTGGCGGAGGCTGCTGAAGACATTGTCCGGGAGGGAGGTGATGTGGTTGTCGTAGAGCCAGAGCTCACGCAGGTTGTACATGGGTCCAAAGATGCCCGGAGAGAGCTCCTTCAGGGAATTGCCGAAGAGCGTGAGCCGGTTGAGCTGGGGAAGCTGCATGAAGATGCCGGGGGGCAGCTGGGAGATGTGGTTGTTGGACAGATAGAGCCTCTGGAGGTTACGGTTGTTGTGGAAGAGGCCGGGCGACAGCATACTAATCTGGTTCTGCTGCAGGGCCAGCTCCTGGAGGTTGGCGAGCCCGTCAAAACAGCCCATGGGGATGTCCGAAAGCCTGTTCTCATACAGCCGAAGGACCTGGAGGTTGCTCAGGCGCTGGAAGACCCTGGGTGAGAGGTGGGTGAGGCTGTTCTTGCCCAGGTTGAGCTTGGTGAGGCCCACCAGGTGATCGAAGACCCCGTCAGGGATATACTCCAGGTGGTTGCCGTGCAGCTGCAGTTCCTTGAGGTTGCTGAAGCGGGTGAAGTGAGCCGGCTGGATCTGCACCAGCTGGTTGCTGGATAGGAGGAGTGACTCGAGGTTGTCCAGGCCCTGGAAGAGGCCGACGGGCAAAACCTGGAGCTTGTTGTTGGCGAGGCTGAGGTAGCGCAGTGAGCCCAGGTTACGGAAGGTGCCGGGCGCGATGTGGGACAACTCATTCTTCTCGATCCGCAGGGCGATCAGGGCTGAGATGTTGAGGAACGGGGACTCGTTGAGCTCAGTGATGTGCGTGTTGAGGATCTGCAGGCTCATGGCGTTCCAGGGCAGCGGCGTGGGTACCACAATAATGCGTGCCCCCGTGCActccacctgggaagccctggagCAGGTGCACTCGTGAGGGCAGCCATAGTAGGCCCAGCCCACAGCACAGGCTTGGCAGCCCACCAGCAAAAGGAGATAATGTTTCAGTGGCATGGCCTCTGCAAGGAGAGAGAGCACACGGGTCAGGACTACCTCACGGACACTGCAGCTGTCTTTAAGCCAACGTCAACCTTGGGTACCAAACAATGGCTTGCCTTTAAACTCCATCACCATGTACCCATTTCACGCTACCTGTGTCTGGTCCGCGAGCCTCTTCGTTTTCCCCCAGGCCTTCATACTTCCATGCCTTTACCCAAGCAATTCCCCCCACGTGGAGGGCTCTTTGTCCTCATCCACATCTTTCCCACACTTCTACGTCTCTCTCACATGCAGTCACATCTAGGAAGCTCTCCAGGAGTCCATGGTCAGCTCTAGTTACCATCCCATGCAGGTGGTTTTCCCAACTTGCATTACAGCCCAGGCCACAGCAGCCACATATGGCATTCCCGTCTGTCTCCTTCCCTAGCCAATAGGCTTTGCAAGGGCAGGGATGCTCGTGTCCCATCCCTTGTAGACTCTGGGAGGCGGAAATGCCTCAAAGTGCTTTTAATCTTGGCTTTCAAGGGACTAAGGATGTCTGTGTATGTGTAGAACATCTGTAACTTCCATCCGAGGTTCAAAGGGTCTCTGACTCCCAAAGGGTTAAGAACTGCTGATCATGCATTCCCATCATTTTGGGGGGATACAGGAAgcagggaagctgaggctcagagcttAAAGCCAGGATCTCCAGATTCCTGGATGAGAACTTTGAGGGTTAATGCAGTGCCTCTCCTTTTAATGAGCAAAAGTCCTGAGTCAGAAGAAGGAATTTCAAATGATGGCCTATAAGGCATAAACTGGCTGGGTGGAGAAAGCATTTCTCTGGCCTGCCTTTGTTCCCCTGAACTCATGGAGTCCTGAGTCTGGCCCATAACTCAGAAAAAtccaggcttcccaacctggccTCAACGCAGtgcacccctcccctgcccccgacAAGCTCACTCTGAGGACAGAACCCACGTTCATCCCCCACCGACCCAGACCTCCACTGTTGTCTTAGTCAGAGCCCATCCAAGCCCTGACCTGCTGTATTTTTGCATCAAGGACTGAAATGAGTATGTAGAACTGTAGAGAAacgaaagaaaaataacaacttGACAATGGAGTCTAGATGCAAAAGAAGGGGGCCAGAGTAAATTATGGACACATCTGAAAGGATGAACTTGTATAGACAAATGTCAGCTCTAGAACTTGAGAGCAGGAAATGAACAGCTTAAAAAGGAGGCATTGAAAAAGTGACTTAACATCCACCCCTAGATGTCAGGGCTTTTTATGGATGGTAGCAGAGAAAGGAGACTGCTCACAGAGGCTAATGTGATCTTAGACTGCATTAATAGAAGTATTAAGTGTGGAACAAAGGAGGTGATAGTCTTACTCTACACTGCCCTCATTAGTCCACATCTATAATGTTGCTCTCAGTTTCACCCTGAACTTCAAGAAGCCCAGTGACAAACTGGTCCTTTGAAGGTCTTCTAGAGAAGAGTAAGAGGATGGTGAGGGGATGCAGAAACCAGAACATCTGGGCATCCACTGAAGGAACTGTGGATGAATAGCTGGAAGAAGAGAAGATGTGAGGAGCCTGCAAGCACTTTCTTAGTATATGTCCTTCACGTATACTAAGGCTGCCCTGGGATAAAGAAACAACCTTACTCAGTGTGGCTCTCGAGGTCAAAACTAGAGTGCAGAAGCTATGGGGTCACATGTTTTAGTTCATCACCAAAAACACCTTGTCTGAATCAGACTGGACAACTTCATAAGGTAGAAAGCTCCCCATCATCGAAAGTGTTCAAGCAGAAAGTGAGAAACTACATGGTAAGGAAGCTGGAGGGAAGATTCCTACACCTGGTAGGATACCTCACTAGACAACAGCGGGCGCCCTGTCCATCCCCAAGACTTTAGGACTCTAAGGCTGAGTCCCAGAGCAAGGATGTGAGGTCCATCTGCCAGGATAATTGTGCTTGTGCCCCCAGGGGGTCTGCACAGACAGTTGTGGATGTTTGCCCATCCCCACGAGAGAGATCTACCCCCAGACTGACTTACGAAAGGTGAAGCATCGCTCTTGGTGATGAGCTTTCTGGTACTTAACTTCAGTGTGTACTCCTATGCCCAGAATACTTCCAAATGATGTTGTAACCCGAGTATTACAGACTAAAGTGCCGCAAACCTGGCAAGTCCTGGGTAGTCTCTGTCGAGTTTCCCCTTCTATAAATGAAGGTGTGGGCCGAGGAAGACCCATCTCAGACCTCTCTGAGTTTTCACTCCCCAGCTGGGGAGGGGACATCAAGCCAGCCCCGGGAAGGGcccaggaccaggggaggtgcctCATGgcttgggaggaggagggaaaagataATTCCCTAATGGGAACAGAGCCACTGCTGTATAAAACGAACCACACTCAGCTGGACAAGTATTGCAAGAATTTGCAGATTTTCCTCTTCTAGATCCTCGGCGGCAGCGCCCACCCCAGCACCACATGCCGTGATTTCCTACTTTGCAGCACTTGTTACTGCCGCAGCTGGCACTGACTGCTCCAAAGGGCCTCCAGGGAGCCCACCCCAAACCCAGCTGCagagcccaggggagggaggggccgcaGGAGCAGGGTGGACAGCCAGCCGGGCCTCTGGATTTCCAGCAAGTGTGGCCGGTGCCTGCGGCAGCCGGAGGCCCTCAGGAGCCAGCATACAGCAGCCTAATAGCCCACGCTGTTCTGCGCCGCTTGGCAGCTGTGACAAATGCCAGTTAAAGACTCATAAAGCGTCCCTAGTTacaccctcctcctccaggcagccgaACGCATCCTCTGTCACTGCAGGGACTTGGTCCAGCCCCTGTCCTGGGAGGGGGCACAGCCTGGCATTTGTCGCTGGCTCAGGGAATTCACTGTCCCCGGCAGACACACAGAAGGACAGACAGACAGCTCACCTGGGCACTCTGACGCGGTCCCTCCCCAGGAGTGGAAGTGCTCAGACCAGGCGCTCTGGCTCCGGGTCTCTTTAGCAAGAACTGCCTACATGACTCACGGGCAAACACATAATTAGCCTCCGAGCCCTGAGCTTTGTTGGTTGGTGGGTTGGGACTTTTGGGTTTAATACCATCATTCCCATTCCCTAAACACGAGGTTCCCTGGGAGGAGACGCCTTCTTATTTCAATGCCacagagcacagcctctggaaAGAGGCTTGCAGATGGATGTGCTACTCTGTCTTAACTCTAAGTTGGAGTGTGAGTTTAGGAAAGTTTCCCTCCCTGTAAAGACTCCCAGAGGTCCTTGGCAGTTCTAATACCTTATCAGAGACAGCAAGGAGATTTGGCCTGGAGCCCTGCCATTCTCGCCATCCTCTATAGGTCACACGGAACCACCAGCAGTGCCACCTTCATGCCAAGGCTTGGGGATCTGTTCAGGCCCACCTTGCTTCAGAAGTTTTCCAGGCAAGGCCATCCCACTTGTCAACTGGTGCATCTTCACATGGCCAATCGCTGTTTCATGAATCAGGGAGCTGAGGGGGCCTTAGGGAGGCCAGTGCACCtggggaaactgagccccaggCAGGAGATCTCCCTCCCTGGTCGGTGCCCTCCTGTCTCAGAGGTGTCCCAAAACATGGCCTCACCTGCAGGGAGATGTTGCCCCACCCACCGAGGGAGGTGTCAGGCTCGGAGCTGGGTTGCCTCCCCGGCGCACGGCCGGCATCAACCTCAGTCAGGCTGCTCCTCTGCACACTGTCCAGCGCGTCTGAAGCCACTGTCTGAGCGGCTCAGTGCATCCTGACCTCCCCACCTCACTGGAAGGGGGTAACCACCGTGTCCCCAGATCAGTGCCTGGGAAGCTTGCTTAACAGAACCACACTCAGAGCGCTGCCGTGGTGAGGAGTACACGAGTTAATGCTTGTAAAGCACTTAGGCTTGTTCTTGGCCCAAGATGAGCGCCCGCCAGATGTTACTTACAATGATTGTTCATCCGGCTGTTGAGTAAAATCAGAATCTCCGGAGGCTCCACCCACGAGACCCTGATCCCCAGGTCTGAGGTAGGGGTGGGGTGCCAGAACCCTGCACGTTGAACAAAGTCCGCAAGTGCTTCTGATGCAGGGGTCCGCAGCCACGTTCCCAAGTGCCACCTGAGGCCTAGCCCAGCTGGGACCCCACGCTGCTGGCCCGTGTCATTTGCCGCCACGACAGAAATTGAACCCTGGATGAGGGAGGCCGAAGGTCAGGCCACAGACCTTGTCCAGCCCCTCTGTTGATATTTCCTTCAGTGACCCTTTCTCCAGCCGTGACAGAAATCTGGGCTCTGTGCTAAGTTGAACTCAGCGGCAGAGGCTGCTTCCAGAAGCAGCACTTAGGGCCCAGGGCATCAGAGATGCCAGGGCCTTTTGAGCCCAGCCGGTCAAACCAGCTGGTCATTTTGTAAATGGGAAAATTAAGGggcccagagggaggaggggccttgcccgaggtcacacagtcAGTGGAAGATTCCAGACACCCAGACCAGGGCTCTGCCTAACCACAGAGCTTGGTGACCCCCTGAACCTTATCATGAGGCTTTAGGACCTCATCAACCACTTGTCTGGCAGTGCCTGGACGCGGGGAAGCGGGCgcttctctccctccatcctaaGGTGATCTCGGGCTCATCTGCAATCCACCCTCCAGCTGCACAGCGTGATCAGTCAAGGTCAAGTGCCTCTCCTGAGTCCCAGGCTGCACGGTTTGAGGGATGTTCTTCCTAAGGCCGTCCTGACGCTCATGTTTGCTCAGTCTCAGCTGAGTGGCTGGAGGAGTGGAGGGAAGGAACAGAAGAGGTCGTTCAACCGGAAGCGGTGGATCCCGTCATCTCAACACACAGCCCCGCTCAGGGCTTTACCCCCAACACATCCTGGAGCCCCAAGGAGAGCGTAGCCGCGCCCTCATCCCCCACCTGGCTCAGTCACTGACCCCATCTCCCATGGCCCATCAAAGTCAAAATACagttcatttgtttaaaaaggagAATGGGTAAGAAAAAGCAAGTCCTTTGCAGACCCAGGGTTAGGAGAGGTAGGGCTTCCAGCAGAAGCCAAAGCAAGGCTGTAATTAGCTTGGCAGAAGCAGTGGGGGATACTGACAAATGTGCCAGCAGAGCAGGGTCACGCTCCCATGTGGGACGTCTATTTTAAAAGCCATGGGCGACAGCCTCTTCTCAGGGTGACACAGGGGGCCCAGCTTAGATAAAATGGATCAGCCCCTCATCAAAGCGTCTTGAAAGACGTTTCTAAATCCTGTGTCCCCAAAGCCCAGGGAGGCAGTGAAACCAGAAGCTGCAGTCAATCTTTCGCGGTCAGGTTTTAGGGAAGCAAACTGCTGTGTGTAATCACAGCCCCAGGAGGGTTTGCTGGCAGGACCGAGCTGGAACAGCTTCTCTCCCAGCTCTGCTTATTTCTCCGCATCTGGATCTACTTCTACCCGCACCCCACCACCCCTCCATTTACTGAGCAAGCCCAGGTAGTGTCTCCAGCCCTGGGAGAGTCTTCCGTGTCCTGACTTTCTGCAGGGTCTGCTCAgaaccctccccccagccccgacCTCCCTCACATTCTTGTCTCATTCCTGCGGAGCCTGCCCAGCTGACTCAAAACCGCAGGCAAATAGGACTGTCTGGCCCTGAATGCACCCCAGATGTTCCATCGATGCAGAGTATAAGAAGTGACAGCCGTTTGGGAATGTCTAAGTTACAGAGCCAGTGGCACCAGCACTGGGGGATATGGTGATATCATCCTGAAGGAGAAGCCAGCGCATGACAGACGGGCTCCTAGCACCTTCAGTCCGAGTGATGTGTCATCCAGGAGAAAGTCACAGCCTGCCctggaggtaggctggctccctCACACTTGGCACGGGTGGGACGCTCTAGAAAAGCTCTGGCTTTCCACAGGTGGCTCCTTGGCCCTGCTCCTGCCTCTATGTTTGGGCAGCGAAGTAAAGGTGCAACAGTCACAATTTTAAATGCAAACCACCCTCATCACAAATCCATCTGCAGCCTAGACTCTCCCTGCCCACAGCCATGAGCGGCCAAGGCAAGAGGGGAGAGCAGCCAGAATGGGGTGGCCTGAGCCACACACAAACTTAGCGTCCGGAGCAACCCTGAGTCCACAGCTGAATTCCAGGCTGGAAGTCCCAATCAGTCACCAGCACATCTGCTGAAGCCGCTCTTGTAGCAACTATGAAAGTCTATGAAAAGAGGGCAGCTCTGTCACTGGAGATACCCCCGTGGGTCCTGGACAGACCCAAATGCAGGACAGGCCGCTGGTGGCCACCACTGTACGTGCTGGGGAAGAGGACGG contains:
- the LRRC15 gene encoding leucine-rich repeat-containing protein 15; translated protein: MPLKHYLLLLVGCQACAVGWAYYGCPHECTCSRASQVECTGARIIVVPTPLPWNAMSLQILNTHITELNESPFLNISALIALRIEKNELSHIAPGTFRNLGSLRYLSLANNKLQVLPVGLFQGLDNLESLLLSSNQLVQIQPAHFTRFSNLKELQLHGNHLEYIPDGVFDHLVGLTKLNLGKNSLTHLSPRVFQRLSNLQVLRLYENRLSDIPMGCFDGLANLQELALQQNQISMLSPGLFHNNRNLQRLYLSNNHISQLPPGIFMQLPQLNRLTLFGNSLKELSPGIFGPMYNLRELWLYDNHITSLPDNVFSSLRQLQVLILSRNQISYISPDAFSGLVELQELSLHTNALQELDGNVFRMLANLQNISLQNNRLRQLPGNIFANVNALMTIQLQNNQLENLPLGIFDHLGKLCELRLYDNPWRCDSGILPLHNWLLVNRARLGTDTVPVCFSPVSVRGQSLIIINVNVVVPSVQGTGVPEEPTYPETPTYPDTSSHSNTTSISSTTDVTSTTPANSNLTTIETTSSPHTAGRSGVEFGLAVAAIVIGIIALACSLAACICCFCCKKRSHTVLMQMKAPNEC